In Tiliqua scincoides isolate rTilSci1 chromosome 1, rTilSci1.hap2, whole genome shotgun sequence, the following are encoded in one genomic region:
- the PNOC gene encoding prepronociceptin has translation MRIILQSILLVCLLARALSDCRRDCLDCHRHLDSYQDGSKLLVCVMECEGKLVSRATWEFCRKAIQKASLQRDLDSLEEAASQPLETWDGSLLRGRGSLKHLGEDEKQVARVRTLVHQPEAGAGTSKGDRAPLQDFQDQLEFPQRLGGFLREPFSDGQMEEPTAQELQKRYGGFIGVRKAARKWHNQKRVSELLKQYLSMVPRSIEYDGLADDLKEQNEI, from the exons ATGAGGATTATTCTGCAGAGCATCCTGTTGGTCTGCTTGCTTGCCCGTGCACTCAGTGACTGCCGGAGGGACTGCCTGGACTGCCACAGACACTTAGACAGCTATCAGGATGGCTCCAAGCTTCTT GTCTGCGTCATGGAATGCGAGGGAAAGTTGGTCTCCAGGGCCACCTGGGAGTTCTGCCGCAAAGCTATCCAGAAGGCCTCCTTGCAACGAGACTTGGACAGTCTGGAAGAAGCAGCTTCTCAGCCCTTGGAGACATGGGATGGCAGCCTGCTCAGAGGCAGAGGCAGCCTGAAGCACCTGGGTGAGGATGAGAAGCAAGTGGCCAGAGTGAGGACCCTTGTCCACCAGCCTGAGGCAGGAGCCGGCACCAGCAAAGGAGACCGAGCCCCACTGCAGGACTTCCAAGACCAGCTGGAGTTTCCCCAGAGGCTGGGTGGTTTCCTGAGGGAACCATTCAGTGATGGGCAGATGGAGGAGCCTACAGCACAGGAGCTGCAGAAGCGGTATGGCGGTTTCATTGGTGTCCGGAAGGCAGCCCGGAAGTGGCATAACCAGAAGAGAGTCAGTGAACTCCTGAAGCAGTACCTCAGTATGGTTCCACGTTCCATTGAATACGATGGCTTGGCCGATGACCTGAAGGAACAGAATGAAATCTAG
- the LOC136647904 gene encoding Golgi-associated RAB2 interactor protein 6-like, whose amino-acid sequence MVGHETGGPGKRSFHALHSDFSFPTQTPVKTVLQKYLRKGEFPLFQRVAMFESSFLQVTRKGKHIFFHNHYHEAIIGIASTNTKLPLPNLMFIARPAASQVSSEQYPEEIMLTRLLPLKFVHISIYDSKKQLIKIKLINGRSYYLQLYTSTEEEKDLFKHWLTLVYLLHHPPPCYLQPQPKSCMQLDELSIDVIPSEEEAEHARRHYLKKNNNKKGEQKSPDAAKSQSLDSIAKETYTEYEKLILRTPFAQSEWSLEEVESYRGSSAPVRKPAK is encoded by the exons ATGGTTGGCCATGAGACAG GAGGCCCAGGAAAGAGATCGTTCCATGCCCTGCACTCAGACTTCTCCTTTCCGACGCAAACCCCTGTCAAGACAGTGCTGCAGAAGTACCTCAGGAAAGGAGAATTCCCCCTTTTTCAGCGTGTGGCAATGTTCGAGAGCAGCTTTCTCCAG GTCACAAGGAAAGGCAAGCATATTTTCTTCCACAACCACTACCATGAGGCCATCATTGGCATTGCCTCCACCAACACCAAACTGCCATTGCCCAACTTGATGTTCATTGCTCGTCCGGCTGCTAGCCAAGTGTCCTCAGAACAATATCCCGAGGAAATTATGCTGACCAG GCTCCTTCCTTTGAAATTTGTGCACATCTCCATCTATGACTCTAAGAAGCAGCTCATCAAAATCAAGCTGATCAATGGACGCTCATACTACCTTCAGCTTTACACATccacagaggaggagaaggaccTGTTTAAACACTGGCTAACGCTTGTCTATCTCCTCCATCACCCACCTCCTTGCTACCTGCAGCCCCAGCCCAAATCCTGCATGCAATTGGATGAACTTAGCATTGATGTCATTCCAAGTGAGGAGGAAGCG GAACATGCAAGGAGACATTATCTAAAGAAGAATAACAACAAAAAAGGAGAACAAAAGTCACCCGATGCAGCAAAGTCTCAGAGTCTGGACAGCATCGCAAAAGAGACATATACAGAATATGAAAAGCTCATACTCCGGACACCATTTGCTCAGAGTGAATGGTCTTTGGAAGAGGTGGAGAGCTACCGAGGGAGCTCCGCACCAGTGCGAAAGCCAGCCAAGTAA